A segment of the Echinicola strongylocentroti genome:
GCCTAAACCCCATATCCAATTTTACTGAATGATAGTTTACAGGAACAGCAACCTGAGCTTCGGCAGCCAGTCCCGCTTTAGAAAATTCATACAATAACGCTTCTTCATAAACACGCCCCAATAAGCCGGGACCCAATTCTTTGTGAACTCTAAAAATAATCCCGCGTATTGTATATGTCAACTCCTTGTTTACTTCCAATTGCCTGATAATTTAGTTGGTAAAGCTTCAATTTAGAAATTTACTCGAGGACTTAGGGATTTTATAAAAAATGTCACCAAAAGTACTTTATTCGTACAGAATTCCAGTAACATTCCCCTCCTTAATCACCTGGTACATTCTGTGTACTCTGTGCATTCCGTGAGAACCATAAAAATTCCTGTGTAATCCGCGGGAAATCCCCACAATAAACATCCGGTCAATCCGAGAGAAATATCCGGAAACCTTGCTATTTTTGGTACTGCTTTATAAACTGTCCGTATGATCCACCAAAAGGCCAATACCATCGTTATCAAAATAGGTTCCAATGTCCTCACCCAAGCCAATGGTTCTCCTGACAACTTGCGCATGAAAGCCTTGGTGCGACAAATGGTCTACCTCCGAGAGCAAGGCCAAGAGATCGTCCTGATCACTTCCGGTGCAGTGGCTTTCGGGAGAAAATCTACGATTTTTGAGAAAAAAACCGATGCGGTCGTCCAGAAACAGATACTCGCAGCAGTTGGCCAAATCGAGCTGATCAAGAACTACAAGCAGCTTTTCCTAGAGCACAACACGCCAATTGCGCAGATCATGGTGACCAAGAGTGATTTCAGGGACAGAAAGCACTACCTGAACATGAAAAACTGCCTGGAAGGGCTCCTGAAAAACAATATCATTCCAGTAATCAATGAGAACGACACCGTTTCGGTGACCGAATTGATGTTTACCGATAATGATGAACTCGCAGGGCTGGTGGCCGCCATGTTGGATGCCAACAACCTGATCCTCCTCAGCAATGTGGACGGAATCTATAAGGGCCATCCGAATGATCCCGAAGCTGAGCTGATCGAAAAAGTAGGCTCAAAAACTCCATCGATGGCCAATTTTATTTCCTCTTCCAAAAGTTCCTTCGGCCGTGGCGGAATGCTCACAAAGATGAACATGGCCAAAAAATCAGCCGATCTGGGCATCGGTGTCACCATTGCCAATGGCAAACGGGAAGATGTGCTGATCGATTACTACCACAACAGGTTGCGGTGTACCTATTTTGAACC
Coding sequences within it:
- a CDS encoding GxxExxY protein, producing the protein MEVNKELTYTIRGIIFRVHKELGPGLLGRVYEEALLYEFSKAGLAAEAQVAVPVNYHSVKLDMGFRLDILIENCVILEIKSVSDLLDVHKKQLLTYLKLSNKPLGFLINFNSSFLIDRESIIRIIN
- the proB gene encoding glutamate 5-kinase, yielding MIHQKANTIVIKIGSNVLTQANGSPDNLRMKALVRQMVYLREQGQEIVLITSGAVAFGRKSTIFEKKTDAVVQKQILAAVGQIELIKNYKQLFLEHNTPIAQIMVTKSDFRDRKHYLNMKNCLEGLLKNNIIPVINENDTVSVTELMFTDNDELAGLVAAMLDANNLILLSNVDGIYKGHPNDPEAELIEKVGSKTPSMANFISSSKSSFGRGGMLTKMNMAKKSADLGIGVTIANGKREDVLIDYYHNRLRCTYFEPAKAKQSPKKWIAHSEHYSKGEVIISAGAENALRSDTITSLLPIGILEIRGNFTKGEIIRIQSEDGRKIGLGKAAYGAKVAAEKQGISNQKPIVHYDYLYLYQDR